A window of the Cucurbita pepo subsp. pepo cultivar mu-cu-16 chromosome LG01, ASM280686v2, whole genome shotgun sequence genome harbors these coding sequences:
- the LOC111778425 gene encoding putative WEB family protein At1g65010, chloroplastic, which yields MHQQMEKTDEKTRVAEEEQNGSSELNDQLEEMKKMADETNTKLRSELESVKSKRDSAMEKAKELELQLAEKSSNMAKQKEELSVLKRFESQTQTRIQELEKKYQNSKESEEKTKELLAEQTKRLEQTKISLEESKIEILSLHEKLVKFSTETHFNEFPTHNIPTKNEFERLKFELQSTRHQLGVLKNELKVTTEAEENNKTAMDDLAMALKEVATEAHHLKRKCSTTEKELQKTKEEADYLKTTLKNTEEKYKSLLQEARREADLYKSTVDRLRLEAEESLLAWSGRETSLVDCIRRAEDDRFNAQQENRRLMDTLRLAELKNMTSKEEIKKLRDILKQALNEATVAKEAAGIAIEENSQLKDSLAEKENALDFVSSENETLKVNKAAALEEIKELKQLLEASKRGESNGKEENKGKEENKGKEEGKEQVEKEITRSRPPLSPSPSLTPPPVEKEETFGRRLGKAFSFSFLEMRLTSEKKKEVEEDEGEPQMEETLKGSIFDEVDSPGSGRVHERKRSLSQFDGDRDILNDEIEDLEHLEEGNLDGEEGDRNSRKKKALIRRFGDLLMRRRSFQKKEQSPE from the coding sequence ATGCATCAACAAATGGAGAAGACTGATGAGAAAACTCGTGTGGcagaggaagaacaaaatggTTCATCCGAGCTTAATGATCAGCTTgaagagatgaagaaaatggCGGACGAGACCAATACAAAGCTCAGGTCTGAGTTGGAATCTGTGAAGAGCAAAAGAGATTCTGCCATGGAAAAGGCTAAGGAATTGGAGCTTCAATTGGCAGAGAAGAGTTCTAATATGGCAAAGCAAAAAGAGGAGCTCTCTGTTTTGAAACGTTTCGAATCGCAAACCCAAACAAGAATCCAAGAACTCGAAAAAAAGTACCAAAATTCGAAAGAATCAGAAGAGAAAACCAAGGAATTATTAGCAGAACAAACAAAGCGCCTCGAACAGACAAAGATTTCCCTGGAAGAATCGAAGATAGAGATCCTATCTCTTCATGAAAAACTTGTGAAATTCTCTACCGAAACCCATTTCAACGAATTCCCGACGCACAACATTCCAACAAAAAATGAATTCGAACGCCTAAAATTCGAGCTCCAATCGACAAGACACCAACTTGGTGTCCTAAAAAACGAGCTAAAAGTGACCACAGAGGCTGAGGAGAACAACAAAACAGCCATGGACGATCTAGCAATGGCATTAAAAGAGGTAGCAACAGAAGCCCAtcatttgaaaaggaaatgcAGCACAACCGAAAAGGAATtacagaaaacaaaagaagaagcagatTATTTGAAAACGACATTAAAAAACACAGAGGAAAAGTACAAATCTTTGCTACAAGAGGCAAGAAGAGAGGCAGATTTGTACAAAAGCACTGTGGATAGACTGAGATTGGAAGCAGAGGAGTCTCTGTTGGCATGGAGTGGAAGAGAAACAAGCTTAGTAGACTGCATAAGAAGAGCCGAAGACGACAGATTCAATGCTCAACAAGAGAATCGCCGTTTGATGGATACTCTGAGGCTAGCAGAATTGAAGAACATGACATCAAAAGAAGAGATAAAGAAATTAAGGGACATTCTAAAACAGGCCTTGAACGAAGCCACAGTGGCTAAGGAAGCTGCAGGAATCGCCATTGAAGAGAATTCACAGCTGAAAGACTCCTTAGCTGAGAAGGAGAACGCATTGGATTTCGTTAGCAGTGAGAATGAGACACTGAAAGTCAACAAAGCTGCAGCATTAGAGGAGATTAAGGAGCTAAAGCAGCTGCTAGAAGCAAGTAAGAGAGGAGAAAGCaatggaaaagaagaaaacaaggggaaagaagaaaacaagggGAAAGAAGAAGGGAAGGAGCAGGTGGAGAAGGAGATAACGAGGTCGAGGCCACCGTTGAGTCCGAGTCCAAGCCTGACTCCACCGCCAgtagaaaaggaagaaacattCGGGAGAAGGCTGGGGAAGGCTTTCAGTTTCAGTTTCTTGGAGATGAGGCTGACatcagagaagaagaaggaggtcGAAGAGGACGAGGGAGAGCCTCAAATGGAGGAGACGCTCAAAGGGTCGATTTTCGACGAGGTGGACTCGCCTGGTTCAGGGAGGGTGCACGAGAGGAAACGATCATTGTCTCAGTTCGACGGTGATAGGGATATACTGAACGATGAGATTGAGGACCTTGAGCACTTGGAAGAGGGGAATTTGGATGGAGAAGAAGGGGATAGGAattcaaggaagaagaaggcatTGATAAGGAGATTTGGGGATCTTTtgatgaggaggaggagttTCCAGAAGAAGGAACAATCCCCAGAATGA